From a region of the Arachis ipaensis cultivar K30076 chromosome B09, Araip1.1, whole genome shotgun sequence genome:
- the LOC110266344 gene encoding uncharacterized protein LOC110266344 isoform X2, protein MVLPRCYRRPCCWRLYFLSCSSTSSFPLSPSSLDSLELGSARHCVATRCRLVGRRPCRRRRHIVLGRGTFGYILMLVQLTIHGKMINAGFFRSSFFCSSRYKLALSIGT, encoded by the exons ATGGTTCTGCCGCGGTGCTACCGCCGTCCGTGCTGTTGGCGTCTCTACTTCCTCTCTTGTAGTTCGACGTCCTCCTTCCCCCTGTCCCCGTCCTCCCTGGATTCTCTCGAACTTGGATCAGCTCGCCACTGTGTCGCCACTCGCTGTCGTCTCGTCGGACGCCGTCCATGTCGCCGTCGAAG GCACATTGTTCTTGGAAGAGGCACTTTTGGCTATATTTTGATGCTTGTTCAACTTACAATTCACG GGAAGATGATAAATGCTGGCTTTTTCCGGTCATCCTTTTTCTGTTCAAGTCGATACAAGCTCGCTTTGTCAATTGGCACATAG
- the LOC110266344 gene encoding uncharacterized protein LOC110266344 isoform X1, with amino-acid sequence MVLPRCYRRPCCWRLYFLSCSSTSSFPLSPSSLDSLELGSARHCVATRCRLVGRRPCRRRRHIVLGRGTFGYILMLVQLTIHGNLGKMINAGFFRSSFFCSSRYKLALSIGT; translated from the exons ATGGTTCTGCCGCGGTGCTACCGCCGTCCGTGCTGTTGGCGTCTCTACTTCCTCTCTTGTAGTTCGACGTCCTCCTTCCCCCTGTCCCCGTCCTCCCTGGATTCTCTCGAACTTGGATCAGCTCGCCACTGTGTCGCCACTCGCTGTCGTCTCGTCGGACGCCGTCCATGTCGCCGTCGAAG GCACATTGTTCTTGGAAGAGGCACTTTTGGCTATATTTTGATGCTTGTTCAACTTACAATTCACGGTAATTTGG GGAAGATGATAAATGCTGGCTTTTTCCGGTCATCCTTTTTCTGTTCAAGTCGATACAAGCTCGCTTTGTCAATTGGCACATAG